TTTGAATATACGAGGCGGTTTGATGGTTTTGATGCAAACAAAGAGAGTATCATTGTAAAGCAGAGAGAGATAGAAGAAGCCAAAAATTTTATACCTGATGAACATAAAGAGATAATCAAGTGCGCAGCAGAAAGAATTGAGAAGTTCCACAGGGCTTTTTTGCCTAAGTCTTCGTTTGTTGAAGAAGATGGTGTTATTTTGGGCAATAGGGTTACACCTGTAAGTTCTGCTGGTTTGTATATACCGGGCGGTAAGGCTGCCTATCCTTCGACGGCTTTGATGACGATTATACCTGCAGTTGTTGCAGGTGTTAAAAATATTCAGATTGCAACACCATCAAAGGGCGGAGAAGCCAATCCCTATGTGCTTTATATTGCAGACCTTTATGGCATAGAGAAGGTTTATAAAGTTGGTGGTGCTCAGGCTATAGCTGCTTTTGCATACTCAACTGAGACTATAGAGAAGGTTGATGTTGTTGCAGGCCCGGGCAATATCTATGTTGCCATTGCCAAAAAGCTTGTGTTCGGTGATGTTGGTATAGACTCGATAGCAGGCCCATCAGAAGTGATGGTTGTTGCTGATGAAAGTGCAAATGTTGAGTATATAGCGAAAGACTTGTTGTCTCAGGCTGAGCACGACGAGATGGCTGGCTGTTTCTTTGTTGGGTTAAATGAGAAACTAACACTTGAAGTTGAAAGAAGGTTTTTTGAGCTTTCAGAAGATAATCCAAGGGCAGATATAACCAAAGAGTCGGCAAAGAATGCATTTTTTGCTTTTGTTGAAGATATTGAGCTTGCAGCTGAACTAGTTGATTTAGTTGCACCTGAACATCTTGAGATTCAGCTTGAAGAGCCTTATCTGTTCATAAATCGTATAAGGAATGCAGGTGCGATATTCGTAGGAGAGTTTACACCAGAGCCTATCGGTGATTATGTTGCAGGCCCTAATCATACGCTTCCCACTTCCCAAACGGCTCGCTTCTTCTCGCCGTTGTCATGCGAAACATTCATGAAGAAGAGCAGTCTGTTGCACTTCAGTAAAAAGGGTTTTCTTAAGGTTGCAAAATGTGCTTCTGAATTTGCAGAGATAGAAGGCCTATTTGCCCATAAGGGTTCAATAGATGTCAGATATAAATATAGTTAAGCCCACCTTAAACGATGTTGACGATATTTATAAGCTTGTTTCATATTTTGCCAAAAAAGGTGATATACTTGCAAGGAGTAAAGAAAACATAGCAGAAAGAATAAGGGAGTTTCAATGCGCTAAGGGGAATGGAAATGTTATAGGTATAAGCAGTTTAAGAATTTTTTATCCACATCTTGCTGAAATAAGGAGTATAGCAATAGATGAGAATTATCAGAACATGGGTATAGGTAAGATGCTTGTTAGTGCCTGCATAGAAGAGGCCAAGAGATTAGGTGTTAAGAATGTTTTTGCTTTGACATTTAAGAAGGAGTTTTTTCTAAAATTAGGCTTTAAGCCAATAGATAAAAAAGAGTTGCCGTCAAACAAAATTTGGGAAGATTGCATAAATTGTCCGCTATTTCCTAACTGCAAGGAAGAAGCTGTAATATACTCTCTTTATTAAATTTCTCTTAACATATCTGTTTTTCTCATAAATGTGTGATAATTGACAAAAATTTTACAATTTTATATTATTTGTTTCCAAAGTTTTTTAAGGAGGCAGACAAAGTGAAATGGATGAAGAACTTAAAAGAGTATGTTCCACCTTCTTTTATAGTAGAAAGGGATGATTATAGATGTATTAGATGTAAAGCATGCGTTGAACAGTGTTCATTTGGGGCAACATTTTACGATGAAGATGAAGACAGGGTGTGGAACTGGAATGCTAAGTGTGTTGGATGTAATAGATGTGCTGCGATATGTCCTACAGAAGCTATAACGATTAAAAGGTCTGCTCCCACATATAGGTATAATCACAACTGGAACACGCATATAGATGGGTTGAAGAAAAGAGCCATATTTGGTGGAACACCAGTCGTTTCTATGGGAAACGATAAGCCATATCCTATTTACTGGGACCACATGCTTCTTAATGCTTCTCAGGTTACAAACCCTTCGATAGACCCTTTAAGGGAACCGATGGAGTTAAAGACATTCTTGGGAAGAAAACCCGCTAAAATAGAAGTTAGTGATGATGGATTGAAAACTCGCCTTGCTCCACAGCTTGAACTTGAAGTGCCTATTATGTTTGCCGCAATGAGCTATGGCGCTTTGAGTTATAATGTTATTGAAGCATTGGGAAGGGCAGCAAAATACATGGGCACATACTATAACTCTGGAGAAGGTGGTTTGAATAAAGACCATTACAAATTCAAAGGGAATATAATTGTTCAGGTTGCTTCTGGAAGGTTTGGTGTTCATAAGGATTATTTGGATGTTGGAAGTGCCATAGAGATTAAAATAGGTCAGGGTGCAAAGCCGGGCATCGGTGGTCATCTGCCGGGC
This genomic stretch from Hippea alviniae EP5-r harbors:
- the hisD gene encoding histidinol dehydrogenase; the encoded protein is MIKIKNREDINGIADFLKSRRLDFAKFEDTVKRIIEDVKNKGDSALFEYTRRFDGFDANKESIIVKQREIEEAKNFIPDEHKEIIKCAAERIEKFHRAFLPKSSFVEEDGVILGNRVTPVSSAGLYIPGGKAAYPSTALMTIIPAVVAGVKNIQIATPSKGGEANPYVLYIADLYGIEKVYKVGGAQAIAAFAYSTETIEKVDVVAGPGNIYVAIAKKLVFGDVGIDSIAGPSEVMVVADESANVEYIAKDLLSQAEHDEMAGCFFVGLNEKLTLEVERRFFELSEDNPRADITKESAKNAFFAFVEDIELAAELVDLVAPEHLEIQLEEPYLFINRIRNAGAIFVGEFTPEPIGDYVAGPNHTLPTSQTARFFSPLSCETFMKKSSLLHFSKKGFLKVAKCASEFAEIEGLFAHKGSIDVRYKYS
- a CDS encoding N-acetyltransferase, producing MSDINIVKPTLNDVDDIYKLVSYFAKKGDILARSKENIAERIREFQCAKGNGNVIGISSLRIFYPHLAEIRSIAIDENYQNMGIGKMLVSACIEEAKRLGVKNVFALTFKKEFFLKLGFKPIDKKELPSNKIWEDCINCPLFPNCKEEAVIYSLY
- a CDS encoding glutamate synthase-related protein gives rise to the protein MKNLKEYVPPSFIVERDDYRCIRCKACVEQCSFGATFYDEDEDRVWNWNAKCVGCNRCAAICPTEAITIKRSAPTYRYNHNWNTHIDGLKKRAIFGGTPVVSMGNDKPYPIYWDHMLLNASQVTNPSIDPLREPMELKTFLGRKPAKIEVSDDGLKTRLAPQLELEVPIMFAAMSYGALSYNVIEALGRAAKYMGTYYNSGEGGLNKDHYKFKGNIIVQVASGRFGVHKDYLDVGSAIEIKIGQGAKPGIGGHLPGEKVSETISETRMMPKGSDALSPAPHHDVYSIEDLRQLIFALKEATEYKKPVAVKIAAVHNVAAIASGIARAGADIIVIDGFKGGTGASPQVIRDNIGLPLEIALAVVDERLRSEGIRQDVSIVASGGIRNSMDVVKAIALGADAVYIGTAALIAIGCTMCQQCHTGKCAWGISTQDPHLSKRVNPDIASKRLINLLEVWALEIKETMGAMGINSIESLRGNRLNLRGVGLNEKELEILGILPAGE